The following DNA comes from Anopheles arabiensis isolate DONGOLA chromosome 3, AaraD3, whole genome shotgun sequence.
CCACCCAGCGGCTCCTCAAACtaacactctctctctccccctctgGATAGCAgatcaaaacaaaagcccCAAAATGGTATCAATCGCATCACCTGCACCTGGAGAGTTGGAGTGCCCCCTAGGGGCGGAGTTACGGAGGATCTGCATTGTGTGTGCACCTCCCGGAAACGGAGCGCCGTAACGGATCAGGTGTTTTGCTAGCGTCTCCGTTACACGTGAGAAACAAGTGCATCCTCCAGTACCAAAACCGGGCCAGCGAGccatccagccagccagctaAGCCCAGTGTGCAGCCAGTCGTACCGAGGTGGAAGGAGaacgaagaggaggaggaggaaacaCTAGAATCACGTGGTAAAACGATGCCAccaaggcgcgcgcgcgccctcaCAGCCACCCAGTTGCGGTGGAGAGACGGACTGTGGGCCTCACCGGGTGGCGTGAGGTTAGAAGTAATATGATCCTGCTGTACGGGGATTTCTTCATGGATCGCGGCATCGCATCAACACACGGACATGATGAAGGGAAGTGCAGAACTGGTGGAGCATGGGTTTGGCATGAAAGGTTATCCAGATCTCCCcagtgtgtgtacgtgtgtgtgtttttacttGAGCCACGTCCACGAACTTTGCGCAACGGAGGCTCTGCGAGAGTGTGTGATCTCCGTTCGCCGCTGTATCTCCGTCGTATCGGATGACTCCAAACGGCGGCGACGGTGGCGCGGCGGTGGCACCCGTACGTCATCCTTCCCTATGGCTGTGATGAGGAGTGCAAGGAGGGGAGGGGTCCTAGTTTTGTCACCAAACCGCACGCCCTGGGGGTAGGGCGACCGATCACAGGTGGTGACTTGATGATTTAAACCGTTCACTTGGTCACTAACAGGGCGCAGTAAGTGTTTGGCCGCCGGAGTGCAGAGTGTGTACGTACGAACGAGCCCTCTCAAGGGTCTAGGGACACAACAAAAAGTGTGACAAACGTGTGATTGTAATGGGGAAAGGAAGAGGAGGGAAAAGATAACGTCCTTGCGAAGCTACGAGTGTCCATCGTGTGATCGTTGGGTGGgaagtgtttgtttggtgaCGTGTTCTCATCCTCAGCAGTGTGATAGTGAAcaggacacacacaaaggACTTTTCTTGAAAATCATAGGCTACACACAGAGAGATTTGCCGTTAGTGTACACTTTATACTTTATCACAAAATATGTATCATCGTGTTTAGCGTTTTGCCTCTCCTTTACTGCTCGATCGAGAGAGCCTTCCCTGCTCGCCTAGATCCTAGATCATCTCCTAGCAGTCtctaaacacaaacatctgCGCTCGTAAATGGGCTTAATAATTTCATAACGTTACATAGTTTGATTTCAGTTTGACTTACATGGCTAAatatagttaaaaaaaaacatttccgtTTTGTTCCACCACGAACACGTGTGtgccgttgtgtgtgtggaactCGTataaaaattttgattttttttcaatttcattgctTTTCTCTGGAGGGGATTGAGTTTTTTTCTcgattaaaacaaacatctaGCTTCTCCTTCGCTTAAAcattacaatttaaaaaaaagtgtatgtgtgtgtgtgtgcgtgtgtgtgtgttcggtgcTATTAAAACTCCTTCTCGTGGACACACTTCTtgcgagtgtatgtgtgcgttcttATAGAACAAATCTGTACTTGCATAATATACATCATCAACAAGTGCACTTTGAAGTTACATTCCTCTTGGGGATGCACTCCTCTCTTGGGGATGCACTTCTGGCTAGCAACATTCCCTAGCGAGCGTATAGCGGGGCAGGGGCATAATCCTGACGGGCACTGGCTTCCTATCGGTGCTTAGATGGCATATGAAATCGTTCTAGCACCATTCGAAATCAGTACCCGACGAAGGAACGACAACGTGAACAACTAAACTTAAATAACAATCAGAcagagcaaagcaaagcacgTCGGGGGCCGGATATTGAGGGAATACATGTGGTCCTTAgtacattacacacacacattattaCACTACACTACtataaacacacgcacacactcacacatacaagTACGAAAGGAAGAGGTTTTGGAGATCGcttcctgtttttcttttcttcttcaaactACATTCTATAGGACTTGTGAGCCGCACTTGTGGCAGTACACGATTATCAAGATTAGTATAAACCCTACAACCTATGCGCTTAAAGGGTTTCTGAATCGAAGGAtaaaggaattaaaaaaaaaacaccaacgcGAAGCTGCAAAACAATTCGCTTTGACACATCCGGTTCGTTTTCATCATAGTTTGCTATATCACTTCGAGCCGCACGAGAATTACGATCAATCGTAGCTTCACTGCCTTCAACAATCTTTCGGTACAGTTAAACCGCCCAGTATTGGCTACGGACCTTACGAGTTAATGAGAATACACTACAGCAAACGAACTACGTGTGTGTCGTGTCGTGTTGGATTACTTTTCTTTTTGAGCGCCTTTGCTGGCGGAACAGGAACAATTACGGTGTGTACTACTGGTTAGTTGTAAACTGGATTAACAtttgtttcaaacaaaaaaagaaggcaattgcttttttgcttctctcctTGCCCTAACGGTGCCTTCTCCTTACACACAACAAATCTGTTTAGATGCAATTTAAATTACAATCTAAACTCACTTTCTTCAGCCAACGTCGGGCGAAGCCACAACAAAGATGCAGGTTTGCTTAGAAGGGTTACAACAGCACGCGCGTTAGTGGAAGATGCAGTACATTTGATTATAGATTTAGCTTCCCCCACTATTTGGAGCAAGAGCACTAATACGCAAAACAATACGCTTGATGGCGATACATTTCTTTTACAAAAGCCCCATAGCCTCACATAGGGGGACTCTGTGTTTTGTAATATTTCACACCTTACTACCTTTACGCTCTGAACTGAACTATTTCTTCCCCTTTATGTTTGATAGTTTTTAAACTTGATTTagttaaaatattataataacaGTAAAGTAAGGACGCCACACCGCCGATGTGGATCTGTTCCCTCCGTTCAAATGatacatttaattaaaaaaaaaaacaaaacaacaaggaATTAGTAAATGCACTCGTTTTAAACAAGTCAATGAAATGTGTATgcatgtgcgtgtatgtgtgtgttttgggagCAGCAAACTACCCTCAGcagggtaaatgtaaaaaaaaacgggggaaaTGGTGAAGAAAATAGTCAAACTATTAAATATACAGCACGGAAGCGGTCGATTATCCGAACTTATTCCTCTTCTGTCTAACATACTCCTTATTTCCCTATTTCCATGCTGATGTTTCGCTTTTGTGCACGATGCCCAGCTGAGTTGAACAAAACAGGGGAGGGAAAGATGGATGGATTTAGCACTTTTAAAAACATCTTTCCCGTTCCCACCAGGGAGGGCCCATCAACACATGTAGCGCAAAAACAGCACCCTAAATAAGCAATCTGGCtgccgaaacgatcgatcACAAATTAAAACGATTTTCTCACCGTTTTTGCAAGAAAGGAACTTAACATTAGTTGCTAAAAAACACCGGGCGAGAACTACACGATACCAAAAATAATGTGTgcggggaaaaaaggaaacaaatgtACGAGAGATGGCCTCAAATGGCCAGGTCGGGCCGGGTCCGGCAGGCAGGTCAGACAGATGACCCCTCTTTCACAGCTTTCGCATTAACAAACAAATTCAGTGCGGCCGAGAGCTTTGTCTCCCGCAGCTTCGTACGGCGTACCGCCGCCGTCTGCTCACAAATTCATATTGCTTTCCTGGATCTTCTTCCACGTTTCGCCGAGCGCTTTCGCGAAATGATCGTCAACCTCTTCGCCAGAGTCGGGCCTcttttgttggtgttgctgctgctgctgctgcagcgttgCATGGAACGGCGCAGGTGATGATGCCAGCGATGAGGCCGGCGAGGAGGATGACAGCGACATCGTGGTGGTGAGTGAGGCCGGCGAGATGGCCGGcgggggctgctgctggtgcaagTGTTTCGGTGAGGTGAGCGAGATGGCCGCTACGCTGGCCGCCGACGAGGGAGCACCGGGCGACGGTGGCATGACGGTGGCCGGCACGAGCGGTACCGGCGGGGCCGGATCGCTCGACAGCTTCAGCTCGATCGTTTCGGGCGCCACCACACGTATCCCCGCACCGAGCGGCGGTCTGATACTGATGTGGTTGgcgttattgttgttgttgttgttgttgttgttgttgctgctgctgccgccgctgctgatgCCGCTGGTATTGCTCAAGCTGCTCGATATGCTGCTGTTCGAGCTGACGGACGAGCTggagctgatgctgctgctgctgtggtttcgcatcccaccgccaccaccagggGGACCGGTGACAGTCAGTGGTAACGAATCGCCCGTGTCCATGCTGTGTTTTTGCAACAGCAGCGGAAGCGGCAGTGGGTGCACCTTCTGCGGTGGCACGTGATGCACCGGCGAATCGGGGACAAACGATGGCGGTCCCGTCCCACCcgtgctgatgttgttgttcaacacattcaaagacgattgctgctgctgctgctgctggtgcttgtCGCCGTAGATCGAGCTGTACGTAGGGCCGAGCGAACGGCGGAAGTGTTCCTCGATCGACACATCACAGTACGTGGAGGAAACGTTCACGATCGGGGCCGATTCgacggtggtggcggtcgtTGTCCTCACGCTACTTTTAAGCACAATCTCACCTGTCGAGGAAAGAAGAAATTGAATGTGAAAATAAATGCACAAAATCACCATTTCCGTTGCCATCCTGTACCGTTGGTGTGCATGTGACTAATGCGCTTCTTTatcggtggtggcggtgcctTCGTAATGACGCTCGGGCGCACGTTTAGATTGATCGGTTCGTCCCGCGACTGATCCGCGCCCGTCGGCGATCCCTGCCCATCGGACGAGTCCTTGCGCCGAACGGTCATGTCCAGCGGAATTTCCATATCGTCCGGGGGTGGCGGCCGCCCCAGAATCCGATCATACTTGGGCGAAGGGGGAGAATctggaaaagggaaagaagcgATGAAACGATGGGCTTGATGGGGAGAGGGGGAGGAGCTGGTTACGACGTTACCTTGATTCTCGTTCGGGCTTGTACCGCCAGGATCACGGATCATCTTAAGACGGGTTTGCACTAACTTTTTCAGCGTGACAGCGTTTGTGGGATCGCGATCCCTCCCGGttggcgaaagaaagaaaaaggaaagaagtAAACCAAACAACGACGAGGGGAGTCCCTGCTCCAAGCGCACCGATCAAATGATCACGTTGTAGTTGAATTCACGGGCACGGAAAATGATCACACGGACTGACGGGGATGCGTCCACCTTTTCCTTTTGGAACTTCTGTCCGTTTTTTCTGACCCCCAAATCAACAAAACATACGCGAAAAGTGACGATCGCGACGGCTCGCTGAGTGGTGAGTGAGTGGTGAGTAAGCCCCCCAAGCCACTCACGTCTCACGCGGTGAGTTGGAGCCTGTCGCGAGAGAACTGTGAACTGTCAAAACGCGAACAGCCTTTGCTTTCACGCCGTTTGCTTCCTGGATGTGGTTGGCCGCTTTTGGTCCCTTTTTGGCACTTTGTGCCCGTAAATCTTAACACAGAACGCAATTTGTTGCACTtcaatggaaataaatcacaatTCACCAATGTTTGTGTAGTAGCATTCACAACACCATTTCAGCATCTCATcgttctctccctctcgctctcgctctcgctttcGAGTCACAGTGAGCGCGGTGCGAGTTTGCCCCTTGCgtcttcttcgttttttttccggGGCGatctttctccttctttctccTTCTTGCTCTCGCTTTGTTCGACGGCAGCTGGATCACACTACGCGGGGCAGCTCTGTTTCGCTTTTACACGTCCGCCAGCAGCACGACTCCACGCGAAGGCGAAGAAAGCAGGCGGATGAGAAGTTGGAAGACGATTTGGACAAGACGTCCAGGGGACGCACGGGTGGGCGGGGAGAAGAGGGGGGTCTGGGACTGGAGGGAGGGTTGTCTCTGTTTCGTTCTTCTGCTTCCTTGGTTCTTCTCCCTTCTTTTCGGTGGAGCCTTCTTCGCTTTACGTTAATGTTCAACGGAAGGGATTTTCCTCCGCCTCAAGATTGCAAATTGACTCAAGTTAAACAGACttatttgtttcctttttccgaTCGCGATTTAGCTAAGGAAAAACACTCTTTCCAGGATCACGCTCTATTCCCAAGAACATCCGCAAAATCAATCTGGAGAGGTGATCTTCTGCGCGTTATGCCCCTCATACGATCAGTACGCTTTCTGTGGGAGGCTCACGATCCTTTTGGGTGGACGGAATCGAAGCACACGAACACGTTGGTTCGAAATTTGCACCCCACTGTCTATTGCATTGTTACCCACTGGCACGACACTTGCATCACAAATTGGTCGCGGAAATCGCGTACTTTCTTTCCAACCCCTTTCAGCTGCGCgatcgttctttttttcttctctcttttcgcTTCACAGAAAAGGGGGGTTTGCCTCAatgcgcctgctgctgctgcctaaCCTGTTGCTCGGCCAGAATAAACGGAACCACAGCCACACCAGCCCACACAGCCTCACACAGAAAAAGCGAACGCGTTCGAGTCACCGCGTTGGTACGGCACCGTTGTTGTATGCGTTGTAAAACTATATTTTGATCCCACACACTCTATTGCTCTTCATGCACTTTGCTCTCGATTGAcaacatttgctgctgctgctgctgctgcttgttggtGGCAGAACGAGATCGAATTTCGGggagttttgttgttgctgttgtgtgttgtgttgcgctGATGCCCCCGTACAACATGGCGAGCGTTTTTGACGTTCAAAAatcgctgcatctcgctcaCTTTCTCTACCCATCCTTTACTTGCCTACTGTTCGTCCTGCTTTGTCCACATgcctttcgttgtgttggtgaCAATTTACGCCCATCATATACCGAGGTGTGCATGTTCTCGCTCGTTGTGtcatgccatctctttcgCGCACATGGACGcgtgaaaaaaacgtaaacaaatcgTGTAGCTGatgtgaataaaaaatgctCTATTTGGTGATTATTTTGCATGAAAATCAACAGAAAATGGGTACACGTGTTTTTGTTATCAATGGCTGAAAGGTTTTAGATTACTGTGCAACGCATTGGATCGCCGTTCAAAGAGGCTGCAAAGAGGCAACTTCCGGCGCCGGGTAAGTTAGTTACAAAATACTACTTCTTAAGCATTAGTAAGGCATGCTCTTCTTCGCCTCtcaggaaaacaaaatgaattgCTGAGGCACAATTACTTGAAGTTGCAGGAATAGCTGATGCAAAAGCAAttgagacggcggagcacacATATGAAATGAAGGAGTCCGTGGGGTCAAAGAGGGGGACTGGCAATTTCATTTTGTCCTCCAACACAATCGCCACCAACCAGCGCCAACACTTTTTGGCGGCCTTCTTGAACCTTCAAAAACCATCGCCATGTCTTTGAAAAACGCTCGCCCGCGATGGAAAATCGTATCGATTTGGAGCATTCGCGAGCTCACAAACTGCAGTAATTGTTTTTCCGAGGTTGACAGCTATACCACCGGGTTCAGTACTGGAAGAGGGATTGCGCAACTCGGCTTGAGGTGAGGGGTTTTGAAATTGAGTACATTTGGAAGGGAAAACAAGGCAAATGATGAAAGTTAAATGTATGATAAAAGAAGGCGTTGCATGTTCCGTTGCCGttgctttgtgtgtgctgAAAACATCCTCCTGTATatgaaaagtaattaaaaagaatcacaaagaaaaacgaaaacattgCATTTAAATCAACCGACGTCAACAGTCGTAAATTGTCAGGTTGGTTAATAGCATTATCTATTCGCCATGTTGAGCTAAACGAGAATCTTCAAATTTCACAAATAATTCTAATTTTCTTCTCAAACACTCAGTCATTCAATGCAGACTCTATTTCGAACTTGCTCATTCAATTGAAAGGCTTTGCCCGCAGTCAATTTAGCTTCGTTTGGCTCTTTATTGACACTGGCACTTAGTTTGCTCACAAACGTCAAACGCCGTTGCAGCGTGTGGGTGAGCAAAAACAACGAATGGGTGTACCCTCTCCCTGACCCCGTGTGCCCTGctctagctctctctctctcggacCAAAATATGCCCGAGCCAATAATACCCGAAAAAGACAAACCACGGCGAAGTAGTGCGGGCCGAGATTTGGGAATGTCTAACCAAAAGGAAAACCACCGTATTTCGTGGTTTTGGTAGTGTGTGGCACGTCTTCCTTCGTGAAGCTTTCGAGAAAAGCAGCATTTGGGCAACATTTCATTCATCTGGTGGACATTCTTCGTCGGGGGGTGCCCAAAGTCTTCACCTTCACGCAAGGGTGTTTTGAGGAAGCAAGCATTCCACCGTGCTGCGGAGGTGTCGTGGGCTGTGTGTTGGATCGTCGCTCCCGGTGGAATACGATTTGCTGCCCCGTGCGGTGGTGTAATTAGTATTGTCTTGTCATTCCGGGCATTTCCGGCCGGCACTAACACCCCAGTAGTGCACCCAGTGTGTCGGTGTGGGTGGTTGCAGGCATGGTGCATTGAATAAGGTGCACTGCACTTTTGCCACCTGCCACGAGCGAACGAGATCCACCCATCTTCTCCGTCCGTTCTCCCACTTCTCCACGATTTGGTGTGGATCGGTGTGACGACGAAAGCGCTCGTGCGTGAAAGTGGGTCAACGCTCTCCGGAGGTTGCTGGGACAGCACACTTGTCTTGTCTTGTCTTGTCCGCCGTCTAGAGGGCGCGGACCCCGCCGGACAGAGCAGTTGCTGACTGGGCACGAACCGGCGAAGATGTCGGTCGATCTGCAGAAGCACCGGGATGCCATCGTCGCGGCGTGGAAGTCGGTTTGCGACCGGAAGTGTGCCACCAACTGGGCCCTGTTCGGGTACGAGGGCCAGACGAACGTGCTGAAGGTGCAGGAGACGGGCGAGGACGGGATTTCGGAGCTGGCGGCAGAGCTGAACTCGGGCAAAATTCAGTACGCCTTCCTGCGGGTGGACAACAGCGAAACGGGCATCGCAAAGTTTGTCTTCATCAACTGGCAGGTAGGCTTTATACATTATTCAAAGCACCGGTTGAATCATTTAGCACGGGCCCTGGCTGCGGTCGGTACACGCAACCTCTATCGCAAAACTATGAAACCGCGCTATGCGTTCCTTATCATGCTATGAGGCAATGTTTGCTTTATCACACAATGTAAAGCTTGCCGCTCCTCTTATCATATCGCTGTGCGGGTCGAGACAACGGAGGTATCTAATGGTAGGAAAAATACTAATATATGCTGCTGGTTTCCCGTTCTTTATCGCCCACTAAAACCCCGTAGGGTGAAGGTGCCCCGATCGCCAGGAAGGGAACGTGTGCGAAACACGTGCGGGATGTAACGGGCCTGCTGCACGGTGCCCACATTACGGTGCACGCGACCACCGAGGATGACGTGGAGGAGGCACGCATACTGGAGAAGCTGCAGAAGGTGGTGGTGAACGATTTCAAAGTAAAGGATTACTCACAAGCGATCGGTAGGATGGTTTCGTCTATATAAAATCGATACTTGTTGctaatgttgctgttgcttgacTTTCTTTTAGATTCACCCAAACCGGTGGGCACGAACTACAGCCGAGTCAATCCCACCAAGGAGATCAATCCGGCCGAACGGGATGAGTTTTGGCgcaaggaggaagaggaggagaagCATCGCTTGCAGGCGGAGTACGAGCGTAAGCTTAATGAAACAGTATTGCTAGAGGAGGTATACATGCTACCCACCACCCACGTGACATTTGCCAAGGCATTTCTTACTGTTGTATCATCCTCCtttcccaccaccacctttcACAGGAACGACGCAAACGAGAGGAGCGAGAGTTTGAAAAGCGCGAAGGTGCGGCAACAGCCGCTGCCAGCGTCTCGTCGGCTTCGCCCGTCTCCCCCGACCGCAGCTACGCCCGCCAGGCGTCCGATCAGAGCAAAACGGAGCGCGAGCGGGAAATTAAACAGGTGGTCGAGGCGAGCGCGAAGGTGAGCAGCGCCAAGGCACGCTTCCTGAACAGCACCGCCCAGCTAAGCCCGACGCACATTCAGGCCGAGGTGGCGCAGGAGCTAACCGAACCACCGTTCTCGCCGACGGCATCTTTCGAGGAACGCAGTATTATCAACGAGCTCAAGGCGGAGCTGGAAAGCGAGCGCCGAAATGGGACCGACACGCCCCCGGCGCTGGCGGCGGAACAGGAAccaccggcggtggtggtgccggcCGGCGAACCCGTCCTGTCGCCGGAAGAGGTGCCGGAGGTGGCCGCCGGCCAGTACTTTGACCCGAACGCAACGATCG
Coding sequences within:
- the LOC120902567 gene encoding dual specificity protein kinase splA, whose protein sequence is MIRDPGGTSPNENQDSPPSPKYDRILGRPPPPDDMEIPLDMTVRRKDSSDGQGSPTGADQSRDEPINLNVRPSVITKAPPPPIKKRISHMHTNGEIVLKSSVRTTTATTVESAPIVNVSSTYCDVSIEEHFRRSLGPTYSSIYGDKHQQQQQQQSSLNVLNNNISTGGTGPPSFVPDSPVHHVPPQKVHPLPLPLLLQKHSMDTGDSLPLTVTGPPGGGGGMRNHSSSSISSSSSVSSNSSISSSLSNTSGISSGGSSSNNNNNNNNNNNANHISIRPPLGAGIRVVAPETIELKLSSDPAPPVPLVPATVMPPSPGAPSSAASVAAISLTSPKHLHQQQPPPAISPASLTTTMSLSSSSPASSLASSPAPFHATLQQQQQQHQQKRPDSGEEVDDHFAKALGETWKKIQESNMNL
- the LOC120903088 gene encoding drebrin-like protein A, translated to MSVDLQKHRDAIVAAWKSVCDRKCATNWALFGYEGQTNVLKVQETGEDGISELAAELNSGKIQYAFLRVDNSETGIAKFVFINWQGEGAPIARKGTCAKHVRDVTGLLHGAHITVHATTEDDVEEARILEKLQKVVVNDFKVKDYSQAIDSPKPVGTNYSRVNPTKEINPAERDEFWRKEEEEEKHRLQAEYERKLNETVLLEEERRKREEREFEKREGAATAAASVSSASPVSPDRSYARQASDQSKTEREREIKQVVEASAKVSSAKARFLNSTAQLSPTHIQAEVAQELTEPPFSPTASFEERSIINELKAELESERRNGTDTPPALAAEQEPPAVVVPAGEPVLSPEEVPEVAAGQYFDPNATIDLSDEDNMIRARALYDYQAADDSEISFDPDDIITHIDQIDEGWWQGLAPDGTYGLFPANYVELI